A stretch of the Rosa rugosa chromosome 5, drRosRugo1.1, whole genome shotgun sequence genome encodes the following:
- the LOC133710592 gene encoding uncharacterized protein LOC133710592 has protein sequence MRAPSLLAQCLPGLVPHDKASHSLSSISERESHLPSPAVEILPSKSAHPYKYAGENIDLQRLNASKGRVSVADIIGFNGSEMISTKPDGYLKSWDSSIDLVNVLKHEIRDGQLSFRGKRVLELGCSYGLPGIFACLKGAGTVHFQDLSAESIRCTTIPNVLANLEQARDRQSRQPESPLTPSRQTVTQSVHFYAGDWEELPTVLSVVRNDGSEVTAGMNLSFSEEDFMEGCSSSQDGSILGQESSSRRSRKLSGSRAWERASETEQGEGGYDIILMTEIPYSLASLKKLYALIKKCSRPPYGVVYLATKRNYVGFNGGARHLKNLVDEEGIFGAHLVKEMADRDVWKFFNK, from the exons ATGCGCGCGCCATCATTGCTTGCACAGTGCTTGCCGGGTTTGGTGCCACATGACAAAGCAAGTCACAGCTTGTCCTCTATTTCCGAGAGAGAATCACATCTCCCTTCACCAGCTGTTGAGATTCTCCCTTCCAAG TCCGCTCACCCATACAAGTATGCTGGTGAGAATATTGACTTGCAAAGACTCAATGCGTCAAAG GGAAGAGTTAGTGTTGCTGATATCATCGGCTTCAATGGTTCAGAAATGATATCTACAAAACCAGATG GGTATCTAAAATCTTGGGATAGCTCTATTGATCTTGTTAATGTCCTGAAGCATGAGATTCGAGATGGGCAACTGAGCTTTAGAGGAAAAAGGGTACTTGAG CTGGGTTGCAGCTATGGCCTTCCAGGAATTTTTGCTTGTCTGAAG GGAGCGGGCACAGTGCACTTTCAAGACCTCAGTGCAGAAAGTATTAGATGCACAACAATACCAAATGTCCTTGCCAATCTTGAGCAAGCTCGAGATAGGCAGAGCCGACAGCCAGAGAGCCCCCTGACTCCATCAAGACAAACTGTGACCCAGTCGGTGCACTTTTATGCTGGTGACTGGGAAGAGCTTCCCACTGTCTTGTCTGTTGTGAGGAATGATGGGTCTGAAGTGACAGCAGGAATGAACCTGAGCTTCTCTGAGGAAGATTTTATGGAGGGTTGTAGCAGCAGCCAAGATGGAAGCATCTTGGGACAAGAATCTTCCTCAAGGCGATCAAGGAAGCTTTCAGGAAGTCGGGCGTGGGAGAGAGCGAGTGAGACCGAACAAGGAGAAGGTGGATATGATATTATCTTGATGACCGAGATCCCATATTCATTAGCCTCATTGAAAAAGCTTTATGCACTcataaaaaag TGTTCAAGGCCACCATATGGTGTTGTATACTTGGCCACAAAAAGGAATTATGTTGGCTTTAACGGTGGTGCTCGGCACCTGAAAAACCTGGTAGATGAAGAGGGAATTTTTGGTGCTCATCTAGTGAAGGAGATGGCGGACAGAGATGTATGGAAATTTTTTAACAAGTGA